A single window of Streptomyces xanthii DNA harbors:
- a CDS encoding MFS transporter, producing the protein MEASKPGAAPTGHPGRIVAVLAFGGIVASVMQTLVVPLLGELPRILGTSRSNATWVVTVTLLAGAVATPIMGRLGDLYGKRRMLLVSTVPLIAGSVVAALASGLTTMVVGRGLQGLGVGLVPLGISLLRDLVPPEKLGTSIALMSASLGIGGALGLPFASAIADYGSWRVLFWVSAGLSVAIAALLKFAVPDTERRAPVTGGFDYVGAVALGAGLVALLLAVSKGADWGWGSGTTLGLFAVAVVVLLGWGLWELRVPEPMVDLRTTARPRVLLTNAASVVVGFAMYASSLIVPQLLQLPKETGYGLGQSMMAMGLWMMPGGLMMMAVAPLGGKLSGKHGPKVTLLLGSVVIAIGYGISGFLMSSAWQLTLVMCVITAGVGFAYGAMPALIMSGVPQSETAAANSFNTLMRSIGTSASAAVIGVVLSQMTVSGGGFTLPSEDAFRTGMLIGCGVAVIGALITLAIPYRAAEVGAAGGEAGVSAEAAAARPGAARS; encoded by the coding sequence ATGGAAGCCAGCAAGCCCGGGGCCGCGCCCACCGGCCACCCCGGGCGCATCGTCGCCGTACTCGCGTTCGGCGGCATCGTGGCCTCGGTCATGCAGACCCTGGTCGTGCCCCTGCTCGGCGAGCTGCCGCGCATCCTCGGCACCTCCCGGTCGAACGCGACCTGGGTCGTCACCGTCACCCTGCTCGCGGGCGCCGTCGCCACGCCGATCATGGGGCGGCTCGGAGACCTGTACGGCAAGCGGCGGATGCTGCTCGTCTCGACCGTGCCGCTGATCGCCGGTTCGGTCGTCGCCGCGCTGGCCTCCGGCCTGACCACGATGGTCGTCGGCCGGGGCCTCCAGGGCCTCGGCGTCGGTCTCGTGCCGCTCGGCATCAGCCTGCTGCGCGATCTCGTGCCGCCGGAGAAGCTCGGCACGTCCATCGCCCTGATGAGCGCCTCGCTCGGTATCGGCGGCGCGCTCGGGCTGCCGTTCGCCTCGGCGATCGCGGACTACGGCAGCTGGCGCGTGCTCTTCTGGGTGTCGGCGGGCCTGAGCGTGGCCATCGCCGCGCTGCTGAAGTTCGCCGTGCCCGACACGGAGCGGCGGGCGCCGGTGACGGGCGGCTTCGACTACGTCGGGGCCGTCGCGCTCGGCGCCGGTCTGGTCGCGCTGCTGCTCGCCGTGTCGAAGGGCGCGGACTGGGGCTGGGGGAGCGGGACGACGCTCGGCCTGTTCGCCGTCGCCGTCGTCGTGCTGCTCGGCTGGGGGCTGTGGGAGCTGCGCGTACCGGAGCCCATGGTGGACCTGCGCACCACCGCCCGGCCGCGGGTCCTGCTGACGAACGCCGCGTCCGTCGTGGTCGGCTTCGCGATGTACGCCTCGTCGCTGATCGTGCCGCAGCTGCTGCAGCTGCCGAAGGAGACCGGGTACGGGCTCGGGCAGTCGATGATGGCGATGGGCCTGTGGATGATGCCGGGCGGGCTGATGATGATGGCGGTCGCGCCGCTCGGCGGGAAGCTGTCCGGCAAGCACGGGCCGAAGGTCACGCTGCTGCTCGGCAGCGTCGTGATCGCCATCGGGTACGGGATCTCCGGGTTCCTGATGAGCAGCGCGTGGCAGCTGACGCTGGTGATGTGTGTGATCACGGCGGGGGTGGGGTTCGCCTACGGTGCGATGCCGGCCCTGATCATGAGTGGTGTGCCGCAGTCCGAGACGGCGGCGGCGAACAGCTTCAACACGCTGATGCGGTCCATCGGTACGTCGGCCTCCGCCGCCGTGATCGGGGTCGTGCTGTCGCAGATGACCGTGTCGGGGGGCGGGTTCACGCTTCCGTCCGAGGACGCGTTCCGTACGGGGATGTTGATCGGGTGCGGGGTGGCGGTGATCGGGGCGCTGATCACGCTGGCGATTCCGTATCGCGCCGCCGAGGTGGGCGCTGCCGGGGGTGAGGCGGGGGTGTCGGCGGAGGCGGCGGCCGCCCGGCCGGGGGCGGCGCGTTCCTGA
- a CDS encoding GntR family transcriptional regulator, with translation MPVSDGLAVTRSTLRQQIADALRDEILGGRLAPGQEFTVKEIAEGYGVSATPVREALVDLTAQGLLDSAQHRGFRVHEYSLGDYRSMIEARSLVADGIFRGLSENPPDDPRTPAALAGVRRRGEEAARAAGAGDLNVLIGYDLRFWRELSALFGNPYLSDFFHRLRVQSWMCAVPHLRRAGDLRGRLWSGHCELVDALVARDAHAAHAIVAAYNEDALVLIESLAKG, from the coding sequence GTGCCAGTCTCCGACGGCCTCGCCGTCACCCGCAGCACCCTGCGCCAGCAGATCGCGGACGCGCTGCGCGACGAGATCCTCGGCGGGCGGCTCGCCCCGGGGCAGGAGTTCACGGTCAAGGAGATCGCCGAGGGGTACGGGGTGTCGGCGACCCCCGTCCGTGAGGCGCTGGTCGACCTGACCGCGCAGGGGCTGCTCGACTCGGCCCAGCACCGCGGCTTCCGGGTCCACGAGTACTCGCTGGGCGACTACCGCTCGATGATCGAGGCCCGCAGTCTCGTCGCCGACGGCATCTTCCGGGGCCTGTCCGAGAACCCGCCGGACGATCCGCGCACGCCCGCCGCCCTCGCCGGGGTCCGGCGCCGCGGCGAGGAGGCCGCCCGCGCCGCCGGGGCCGGCGACCTGAACGTGCTGATCGGCTACGACCTGCGCTTCTGGCGCGAGCTCTCCGCGCTCTTCGGCAACCCGTACCTGTCCGACTTCTTCCACCGGCTGCGCGTCCAGTCCTGGATGTGCGCGGTGCCGCACCTGCGCCGGGCCGGCGATCTGCGCGGCCGGCTCTGGTCGGGGCACTGCGAGCTCGTCGACGCGCTCGTCGCGCGGGACGCGCACGCGGCGCACGCGATCGTCGCCGCGTACAACGAGGACGCGCTCGTCCTGATCGAGTCCCTCGCCAAGGGCTGA
- a CDS encoding SLATT domain-containing protein, translated as MSQPEMQPEGPSQADPAGGGARTGDLSGRAFPLGDWGEPAERLDELYRWVEEGALRTASWYLTDRVRKRRAARALRGGAALGAVCGAVLPLLDLTRVIRGGAPWGYLALLLAVACVVGDRYFGLTSGWIRDVATAQAVQRRLQVLQFDWASESVREVLGPAEGTAGEAAERCLSVLRRFSEDVTELVRAETADWMVEFRSGPAPLGMQSSVPGPPRPAEVPPPGRFPLPPGTRPNMPRQRPPEPR; from the coding sequence GTGAGTCAGCCGGAGATGCAGCCCGAGGGTCCGTCGCAGGCGGACCCCGCCGGAGGCGGGGCGCGCACCGGTGACCTCTCGGGGCGGGCGTTCCCGCTCGGCGACTGGGGCGAGCCCGCCGAGCGCCTCGACGAGCTGTACCGCTGGGTCGAGGAGGGCGCCCTGCGCACCGCCTCCTGGTACCTCACCGACCGGGTCCGCAAGCGGCGCGCCGCCCGGGCCCTGCGCGGGGGCGCCGCGCTCGGCGCGGTCTGCGGAGCGGTGCTGCCGCTGCTCGACCTGACGCGGGTCATCCGCGGCGGCGCCCCCTGGGGCTATCTGGCGCTGCTGCTCGCGGTCGCGTGCGTGGTCGGCGACCGGTACTTCGGGCTGACCTCCGGCTGGATAAGGGACGTCGCCACGGCGCAGGCCGTGCAGCGACGGCTCCAGGTGCTGCAGTTCGACTGGGCCTCGGAGAGCGTGCGCGAGGTGCTCGGACCCGCCGAGGGCACGGCCGGCGAGGCCGCCGAGCGCTGTCTGTCCGTCCTGCGCCGCTTCTCGGAGGACGTCACCGAGCTGGTCCGCGCCGAGACCGCGGACTGGATGGTCGAGTTCCGCTCGGGCCCGGCCCCGCTCGGCATGCAGTCCTCCGTGCCCGGCCCACCGCGGCCCGCCGAGGTCCCGCCGCCGGGCCGCTTCCCGCTCCCTCCGGGCACCCGTCCGAACATGCCCCGCCAGCGACCGCCGGAGCCGCGCTGA
- a CDS encoding YbaB/EbfC family nucleoid-associated protein, translating to MIPGGGQPNMQQLLQQAQKMQQDLAKAQEELARTEVEGQAGGGLVKATVTGSGELRGLVIDPKAVDPEDTETLADLVVAAVQAANENAQSLQQQKLGPLAQGLGGGSGIPGLPF from the coding sequence GTGATCCCCGGTGGTGGCCAGCCCAACATGCAGCAGCTGCTCCAGCAGGCCCAGAAGATGCAGCAGGACCTCGCGAAGGCGCAGGAGGAGCTGGCGCGCACGGAGGTCGAGGGGCAGGCGGGCGGCGGTCTCGTCAAGGCGACGGTGACGGGCTCGGGCGAGCTGCGGGGCCTGGTCATCGACCCGAAGGCGGTCGACCCGGAGGACACCGAGACGCTGGCCGACCTGGTGGTCGCGGCGGTCCAGGCGGCGAACGAGAACGCGCAGTCGCTCCAGCAGCAGAAGCTCGGCCCGCTGGCCCAGGGCCTCGGCGGCGGCAGCGGCATCCCGGGCCTCCCCTTCTAG
- the recR gene encoding recombination mediator RecR codes for MYEGVVQDLIDELGRLPGVGPKSAQRIAFHILQAEPTDVRRLAQALMEVKAKVRFCATCGNVAQEELCNICRDPRRDLSVICVVEEPKDVVAIERTREFRGKYHVLGGAISPIEGVGPDDLRIRELLARLADGTVTELILATDPNLEGEATATYLARMIKPMGLKVTRLASGLPVGGDLEYADEVTLGRAFEGRRLLDV; via the coding sequence GTGTACGAAGGCGTGGTCCAGGACCTCATCGACGAACTGGGCAGGCTGCCCGGCGTCGGTCCCAAGAGCGCGCAGCGGATCGCCTTCCACATCCTGCAGGCGGAGCCGACCGATGTGCGGCGCCTCGCGCAGGCGCTGATGGAGGTCAAGGCCAAGGTCCGCTTCTGCGCGACGTGCGGGAACGTGGCGCAGGAGGAGCTGTGCAACATCTGCCGCGACCCGCGCCGCGATCTGAGCGTCATCTGCGTGGTCGAGGAGCCCAAGGACGTCGTGGCGATCGAGCGCACCCGTGAGTTCCGGGGCAAGTACCACGTGCTCGGCGGCGCCATCAGCCCGATCGAGGGTGTGGGCCCCGACGACCTGCGTATACGGGAACTTCTCGCGCGGTTGGCCGACGGGACGGTCACGGAGCTGATCCTGGCCACGGACCCGAACCTGGAGGGCGAGGCCACCGCCACGTACCTCGCCAGGATGATCAAGCCCATGGGCCTGAAGGTCACCCGCCTGGCCAGCGGCCTCCCCGTCGGGGGCGACCTGGAGTACGCGGACGAGGTGACCCTCGGCCGTGCCTTCGAGGGGAGACGACTGCTAGATGTCTGA
- a CDS encoding DUF5063 domain-containing protein, with amino-acid sequence MSDATLHATSQDPDSFAVQISDQIESFLVAVTEVAKGDEPDSAVPFLLLEVSQLLLAGGRLGAHEDIVPDERYEPDLGPEGDVDELRERLARMLDPVDVYSEVFDPYEPRKAPVAARISDDLADVIADLRHGMAHYRAGRVTEALWWWQFSYFSNWGSTASATLRALQSLVAHVRLNQPLDDLDGLDTDEDLSRAEGTLEEEAGEVMAQEIAGPLGLRPVK; translated from the coding sequence ATGTCTGACGCCACGCTCCACGCCACCAGTCAGGATCCGGACAGCTTCGCTGTTCAGATCTCCGACCAGATCGAGTCGTTCCTCGTCGCGGTGACCGAGGTCGCCAAGGGCGACGAGCCGGACTCGGCGGTGCCGTTCCTGCTGCTCGAGGTCTCGCAGCTGCTGCTCGCGGGCGGCCGGCTCGGCGCGCACGAGGACATCGTCCCGGACGAGCGCTACGAGCCCGACCTGGGCCCGGAGGGCGACGTGGACGAGCTGCGCGAGCGGCTCGCCCGGATGCTGGACCCGGTCGACGTGTACTCGGAGGTCTTCGACCCGTACGAGCCGCGCAAGGCGCCGGTCGCCGCCCGGATCTCGGACGACCTCGCGGACGTCATCGCGGACCTGCGGCACGGCATGGCGCACTACCGCGCGGGCCGGGTCACCGAGGCCCTGTGGTGGTGGCAGTTCTCGTACTTCTCGAACTGGGGCTCCACGGCCTCGGCGACGCTGCGCGCGCTGCAGTCGCTGGTCGCGCACGTGCGGCTGAACCAGCCGCTGGACGACCTGGACGGCCTGGACACCGACGAGGACCTGAGCCGGGCCGAGGGCACGCTGGAGGAAGAGGCCGGCGAGGTCATGGCGCAGGAGATCGCGGGCCCGCTGGGACTGCGTCCGGTCAAGTGA
- a CDS encoding aspartate kinase yields MGLVVQKYGGSSVADAEGIKRVAKRIVDAKKNGNQVVVVVSAMGDTTDELIDLAEQVSPIPAGREFDMLLTAGERISMALLAMAIKNLGHEAQSFTGSQAGVITDSVHNKARIIDVTPGRIRTSIEEGNIAIVAGFQGVSQEGKNITTLGRGGSDTTAVALAAALDAEVCEIYTDVDGVFTADPRVVKKARKIDWISFEDMLELASSGSKVLLHRCVEYARRYNIPIHVRSSFSGLQGTWVSNEPIKKQQGEEPVEQAIISGVAHDTSEAKVTVVGVPDKPGEAAKIFRAIADSEINIDMVVQNVSAASTGLTDISFTLPKTEGRKAIDALEKQKDAVGFASLRYDDQIAKISLVGAGMKTNPGVTAGFFEALSDAGVNIELISTSEIRISVVTRAEDVTEAVQAVHTAFGLDSESDEAVVYGGTGR; encoded by the coding sequence GTGGGCCTTGTCGTGCAGAAGTACGGAGGCTCCTCCGTTGCAGATGCCGAAGGCATCAAGCGGGTCGCCAAGCGCATCGTCGACGCCAAGAAGAACGGCAACCAGGTGGTTGTCGTGGTGTCGGCCATGGGTGACACGACGGATGAGTTGATCGATCTCGCCGAGCAGGTATCCCCGATCCCTGCCGGGCGCGAATTCGACATGCTGCTGACCGCCGGAGAGCGGATCTCCATGGCCCTGCTGGCCATGGCGATCAAAAACCTGGGCCACGAGGCCCAGTCGTTCACGGGCAGCCAGGCAGGCGTCATCACCGACTCGGTCCACAACAAAGCCCGGATCATCGACGTCACGCCGGGGCGCATCCGGACCTCCATCGAAGAGGGCAACATCGCCATCGTCGCGGGGTTCCAGGGCGTCAGCCAGGAGGGCAAGAACATCACGACCCTCGGGCGTGGTGGTTCGGACACGACGGCCGTCGCCCTCGCCGCCGCGCTCGACGCGGAGGTCTGTGAGATCTACACGGACGTCGACGGTGTGTTCACCGCCGACCCGCGCGTCGTGAAGAAGGCGCGGAAGATCGACTGGATCTCCTTCGAGGACATGCTGGAGCTCGCCAGCTCCGGGTCCAAGGTGCTCCTCCACCGCTGTGTGGAGTACGCGCGCCGGTACAACATCCCGATCCACGTGCGGTCCTCGTTCAGCGGACTGCAGGGCACCTGGGTCAGCAACGAGCCGATCAAGAAGCAGCAAGGGGAAGAGCCCGTGGAGCAGGCGATCATCTCCGGTGTCGCGCACGACACCTCCGAGGCGAAGGTCACCGTCGTCGGCGTCCCCGACAAGCCGGGCGAGGCCGCGAAGATCTTCCGCGCCATCGCGGACTCCGAGATCAACATCGACATGGTCGTGCAGAACGTGTCGGCCGCGTCGACGGGTCTGACGGACATCTCCTTCACGCTCCCCAAGACCGAGGGCCGCAAGGCCATCGACGCCCTGGAGAAGCAGAAGGACGCCGTCGGCTTCGCCTCGCTGCGCTACGACGACCAGATCGCCAAGATCTCCCTCGTGGGCGCCGGCATGAAGACGAACCCGGGTGTCACGGCCGGGTTCTTCGAGGCGCTCAGCGACGCGGGCGTCAACATCGAGCTGATCTCGACCTCCGAGATCCGCATCTCGGTCGTCACCCGCGCCGAGGACGTCACCGAGGCCGTCCAGGCCGTGCACACCGCCTTCGGCCTGGACTCCGAGTCCGACGAGGCCGTGGTCTACGGAGGCACCGGCCGCTGA
- a CDS encoding aspartate-semialdehyde dehydrogenase yields MAVSPERRPTLAVVGATGSVGGVLLQILSQHADIWGEIRLVASARSAGRKLTVRGEETEVVALTESVFDGVDVAMFDVPDEVAAQWAPIAASKGAVVVDNSAAFRLDDDVPLVVPEVNPHAARVRPRGIVANPNCTTLSMIVAIGALHAEFGLRELVVSSYQAVSGAGRAGVETLRAQLSLVAGTELGTSPGDLRRAVGDATGPFPEPVALNVVPWAGSLREDGWSSEEMKVRDESRKILGLPELPVAVTCVRVPVVTTHSLTVHARFQSEVTVGRAREILATAPGVVLFDDPAAGEFPTPADVVGTDPTWVGRVRRSLDDPSGLELFVCGDNLRKGAALNTAQIAELIAAEFTA; encoded by the coding sequence ATGGCCGTGAGTCCTGAGCGGCGTCCGACGCTCGCGGTCGTGGGAGCGACCGGGAGCGTCGGCGGCGTGCTGCTCCAGATCCTGTCCCAGCACGCGGACATCTGGGGCGAGATCCGCCTCGTCGCCTCGGCGCGCTCGGCGGGCCGCAAGCTCACCGTGCGCGGCGAGGAGACCGAGGTCGTCGCGCTGACCGAGTCGGTCTTCGACGGGGTCGACGTCGCCATGTTCGACGTGCCCGACGAGGTGGCGGCCCAGTGGGCGCCGATCGCGGCGTCCAAGGGCGCCGTCGTCGTCGACAACTCGGCCGCCTTCCGCCTCGACGACGACGTGCCGCTGGTCGTCCCCGAGGTCAATCCGCACGCCGCGCGCGTGCGCCCGCGCGGGATCGTCGCGAACCCGAACTGCACGACCCTGTCGATGATCGTGGCGATCGGCGCGCTGCACGCCGAGTTCGGCCTGCGCGAGCTGGTCGTCTCCTCGTACCAGGCGGTCAGCGGGGCGGGACGGGCCGGCGTCGAGACGCTGCGCGCCCAGCTCTCCCTCGTCGCCGGTACGGAGCTGGGGACCAGCCCCGGCGATCTGCGCCGGGCCGTGGGCGACGCGACCGGTCCCTTCCCCGAGCCGGTGGCGCTGAACGTGGTGCCGTGGGCCGGGTCGCTGCGCGAGGACGGCTGGTCCTCGGAGGAGATGAAGGTGCGGGACGAGTCCCGCAAGATCCTCGGACTGCCCGAGCTGCCGGTGGCCGTCACCTGCGTGAGGGTCCCGGTCGTCACCACGCACTCGCTGACCGTCCACGCCCGCTTCCAGAGCGAGGTCACGGTGGGCCGGGCCCGCGAGATCCTCGCGACGGCACCCGGCGTCGTGCTCTTCGACGATCCGGCCGCGGGCGAGTTCCCCACCCCCGCCGACGTCGTCGGTACGGATCCGACGTGGGTGGGCCGGGTGCGGCGCTCGCTGGACGATCCGAGCGGCCTGGAGCTGTTCGTGTGCGGGGACAACCTGCGCAAGGGCGCGGCGCTGAACACGGCGCAGATCGCGGAGCTGATCGCCGCCGAGTTCACGGCCTGA
- a CDS encoding SigE family RNA polymerase sigma factor → MAEVLDFTAVQARGAALRPPLGVRRPRVGAAGGMPVIAPMPATRPAHIPAQAQGADDSMAAGTTVDHLTETYRAHYRSLLGLAALLLDDTASCEDVVQEAFIRVHSARKRVRDPEKTLAYLRQTVVNLSRSTLRRRILGLKLLTKPMPDMASAEEGAYDLLERDALKKALRGLQRRQREVLVLRYFADMTEAQVAESLGISLGSVKAYGSRGIAALRVAMQEAPV, encoded by the coding sequence GTGGCAGAGGTACTCGACTTCACAGCGGTACAGGCACGGGGCGCGGCCCTGCGGCCTCCCCTCGGTGTGCGCCGGCCCCGGGTGGGCGCGGCCGGCGGGATGCCGGTGATCGCCCCCATGCCCGCGACGCGGCCGGCACACATCCCGGCACAGGCGCAGGGCGCTGACGACTCGATGGCGGCCGGCACGACTGTCGATCACCTCACCGAGACGTACCGCGCTCACTACCGCTCCCTGCTGGGACTCGCGGCGCTCCTCCTCGACGACACGGCCTCCTGCGAGGACGTCGTCCAGGAGGCGTTCATCCGCGTGCACTCGGCCCGCAAGCGGGTGCGCGACCCGGAGAAGACGCTCGCCTACCTGCGCCAGACGGTGGTGAACCTGTCGCGCTCCACGCTGCGCCGCCGCATCCTCGGCCTGAAGCTGCTCACCAAGCCGATGCCGGACATGGCGAGCGCCGAGGAGGGCGCGTACGACCTGCTGGAGCGGGACGCGCTGAAGAAGGCGCTGCGCGGTCTCCAGCGGCGCCAGCGCGAGGTGCTGGTGCTGCGCTACTTCGCCGACATGACGGAGGCGCAGGTCGCCGAGTCGCTGGGCATCTCCCTGGGCTCGGTGAAGGCGTACGGGTCGCGGGGCATAGCGGCGCTGCGCGTCGCCATGCAGGAGGCGCCGGTATGA
- a CDS encoding SURF1 family protein, whose amino-acid sequence MYRFLLTPRWWGINVFVLLAIPFCIFMGSWQLSRFEDRVQDHRTVTERTAANEKSKPAPLASLLPVDKVTSGKRATATGRYDRQFLVPDRDLDGRGGFYVVTLLRPEGADGSGGALPVVRGWLPGTASAAKAPAPPKGEVTVVGALQAAESAGSNGVSNAGGLPAGQVGVISAASLVNLVPYDVQDAWVTLDKADGGMTPVPATTPQGSGLDLKAFQNLGYTGEWFVFAGFVVFMWFRLVRREAEAVRDAELGLVEAEEPSQTPQPTG is encoded by the coding sequence GTGTACCGGTTCCTGCTGACGCCCCGCTGGTGGGGGATCAACGTCTTCGTCCTGCTGGCGATCCCGTTCTGCATTTTCATGGGTTCCTGGCAGCTCAGCCGTTTCGAGGACCGGGTGCAGGACCACCGGACCGTCACCGAACGGACGGCGGCGAACGAGAAGTCGAAGCCGGCGCCGCTGGCGTCCCTGCTGCCCGTGGACAAGGTGACCTCGGGCAAGCGGGCCACCGCGACCGGCCGGTACGACCGTCAGTTCCTGGTCCCCGACCGCGACCTCGACGGCCGCGGCGGCTTCTACGTGGTGACGCTGCTGCGCCCTGAGGGCGCCGACGGCTCCGGCGGGGCGCTCCCGGTGGTCCGCGGCTGGCTGCCCGGCACGGCGTCCGCCGCGAAGGCGCCCGCTCCACCGAAGGGCGAGGTCACCGTCGTCGGCGCGCTGCAGGCCGCCGAGTCGGCGGGGTCCAACGGGGTGTCGAACGCGGGCGGTCTCCCGGCCGGTCAGGTCGGTGTGATCAGCGCGGCGTCGCTGGTGAACCTGGTGCCCTACGACGTCCAGGACGCCTGGGTCACGCTCGACAAGGCCGACGGCGGCATGACGCCGGTTCCCGCCACCACCCCGCAGGGCAGCGGCCTGGACCTCAAGGCGTTCCAGAACCTCGGCTACACCGGCGAGTGGTTCGTCTTCGCGGGCTTCGTCGTCTTCATGTGGTTCCGGCTCGTGCGCCGCGAGGCCGAGGCCGTGCGCGACGCCGAGCTGGGCCTGGTCGAGGCCGAGGAGCCCTCCCAGACTCCTCAGCCGACCGGCTGA